The following coding sequences lie in one Eschrichtius robustus isolate mEscRob2 chromosome 17, mEscRob2.pri, whole genome shotgun sequence genomic window:
- the LOC137751453 gene encoding E3 ubiquitin-protein ligase MYLIP, with protein sequence MLCYVTRPDAVLMEVEVEAKANGEDCLNQVCRRLGIIEVDYFGLQFTGSKGESLWLNLRNRISQQMDGLAPYRLKLKVKFFVEPHLILQEQTRHIFFLHIKEALLAGHLQCSPEQAVELSALLAQTKFGDYSQNTAKYSSEGLCAKELSSATLSSIVAKHKELEGTSQASAEYQVLQIVSAMENYGTEWHSVRDSEGQKLLIGVGPEGISICKDDFSPINRIAYPVVQMATQSGKNVYLTVTKESGNSIVLLFKMISTRAASGLYRAITETHAFYRCDTVTSAVMMQYSRDLKGHLASLFLNENINLGKKYVFDIKRTSKEAYDHARRALYNAGVVDLVPRSDPSPPNSPLKSSESSMSCGSCEGLGCQQTRALQEKLRKLKEAMLCVLCCEGEINSAFCPCGHTVCCEGCATQLQSCPVCRSRVDHVQHVYLPTHTSLLNLTVI encoded by the coding sequence ATGCTGTGCTATGTGACGAGGCCGGACGCGGTGctgatggaggtggaggtggaggcgaAAGCCAACGGCGAGGACTGCCTCAACCAGGTGTGCAGGCGATTGGGAATTATAGAAGTTGATTATTTTGGACTGCAGTTTACGGGTAGCAAAGGTGAAAGTTTATGGCTAAATCTGAGAAATCGGATCTCCCAGCAGATGGATGGGCTAGCCCCTTACCGGCTTAAACTGAAAGTCAAGTTCTTCGTGGAGCCTCATCTCATCTTACAGGAGCAGACTAGGCATATCTTTTTCTTGCATATCAAGGAGGCCCTCCTGGCAGGCCACCTCCAGTGTTCACCAGAGCAAGCGGTGGAACTCAGTGCCCTCCTGGCGCAGACCAAGTTTGGGGACTACAGCCAGAACACAGCCAAGTACAGCTCTGAGGGGCTGTGTGCCAAGGAGCTCTCCAGTGCCACCTTGAGCAGCATTGTGGCAAAGCATAAGGAGTTGGAGGGGACCAGCCAGGCTTCGGCTGAATACCAAGTTTTGCAGATTGTGTCGGCAATGGAAAACTACGGCACAGAATGGCATTCTGTGAGGGACAGCGAAGGGCAGAAACTCCTCATTGGGGTTGGACCTGAAGGAATCTCAATTTGTAAAGATGACTTCAGCCCAATTAATAGGATTGCTTACCCTGTCGTGCAGATGGCTACCCAGTCAGGGAAGAATGTGTACCTCACCGTCACCAAGGAGTCTGGGAACAGCATCGTGCTCCTGTTCAAGATGATCAGCACTAGGGCAGCCAGCGGGCTCTACCGAGCCATCACCGAGACGCATGCTTTTTACAGGTGCGACACGGTGACCAGTGCCGTCATGATGCAGTACAGCCGAGACCTGAAGGGCCACTTGGCTTCTCTGTTTCTGAACGAAAACATCAACCTGGGCAAGAAGTATGTCTTCGATATTAAAAGAACCTCCAAGGAGGCGTATGACCACGCCAGGAGGGCTCTGTACAACGCGGGTGTGGTGGATCTCGTGCCGAGAAGCGACCCCAGCCCCCCAAACTCTCCCCTGAAGTCCTCGGAGAGCAGCATGAGCTGCGGCAGCTGCGAGGGCCTTGGCTGCCAGCAGACCCGGGCCCTCCAGGAGAAGCTGCGCAAGCTCAAGGAGGCCATGCTGTGCGTGCTGTGCTGCGAGGGTGAGATCAACTCAGCCTTCTGCCCCTGCGGCCACACTGTGTGCTGCGAGGGCTGCGCCACCCAGCTCCAGTCCTGTCCTGTCTGCAGGTCACGGGTGGACCACGTCCAGCATGTCTACCTGCCGACCCACACCAGTCTTCTCAACCTGACTGTGATCTGA